One window of Desulfarculus baarsii DSM 2075 genomic DNA carries:
- the recO gene encoding DNA repair protein RecO — translation MAEPARDHALVLRLRELGESDLLVDFFGRRIGRGTAIAKGARRSRKRFFGLLLVGHLLELELWPSKSGDLWRLEAAWLLENHQALRADWRRWLFGAPVLELLLRATASHDPHPAALDLALRALSACGQASDKKLLASRLLVFCLLLASELGYGLSLEHCVRCGRPVADEPGLALSPEGGLVCGQCPAGPRARPLAPGLRQGLRTALALPADKKDRLAFPLPLAREGLAFMHQYWAETIGADLGALTVAVDCLA, via the coding sequence CGGCACGAGACCACGCCCTGGTGCTGCGCCTGCGCGAACTTGGCGAAAGCGATTTGCTGGTGGATTTTTTCGGCCGGCGGATCGGCCGGGGCACGGCCATCGCCAAGGGCGCGCGGCGTTCGCGCAAGCGTTTTTTTGGGTTGTTGTTGGTCGGCCACCTGCTGGAACTGGAGCTTTGGCCCAGTAAAAGCGGCGACCTGTGGCGGCTGGAGGCGGCGTGGCTGCTGGAAAACCACCAGGCCCTGCGCGCCGATTGGCGACGCTGGCTCTTTGGCGCGCCGGTGCTGGAGCTTTTGCTGCGGGCCACGGCCAGCCACGACCCGCATCCGGCGGCCCTGGACCTGGCCTTGCGCGCCCTGTCGGCTTGCGGGCAGGCCTCGGATAAAAAGCTGCTGGCCTCGCGGCTGCTGGTGTTTTGCCTGTTGTTGGCTAGTGAACTGGGCTATGGCCTCAGCTTGGAGCATTGCGTGCGCTGTGGCCGTCCCGTGGCCGACGAACCCGGCCTGGCCCTCTCGCCGGAGGGTGGCTTGGTTTGCGGCCAATGCCCGGCCGGGCCACGCGCCAGGCCTCTGGCCCCTGGCCTGCGCCAGGGCCTGCGCACGGCCCTGGCCCTGCCCGCCGACAAAAAAGACCGCCTGGCCTTCCCCCTGCCGTTGGCCCGCGAGGGTCTGGCTTTCATGCATCAATACTGGGCCGAAACCATCGGCGCCGACCTTGGCGCGCTGACCGTGGCCGTCGATTGCCTGGCCTGA